The genomic segment TAAGCCTTTCTCATTGAGTGCATCCTTCCTGCACACCAGCAGAGGCCCGACGAGTCCAGAGTTTGTATCCTGAACAGGATCGACTGCTGAGTAGTAAAGGTAAGAAAGGCAGTCTGGATCGCTCTGGGAAGGGCCCTCAGTCACTGTCCATCTGTAAGTGAAGATCTCATTGGGCTGAACATGAGATCCGGGTTTCTCAAAACCTCACGTGCATATCAAtgacaaagaaagaaagatgaagaTATAGTGCAAGTCTAtgtttcattattaaatattCTATACACTGTTAGGAGATTAAATATtctcggggatggaaataagtctcctattgcatagcagtttcacccattccaggttttattatgagcctgattagccacagtgtataggtaacaagctcagttgtgtctTATACtcctaataaaaccaggaatggatcacactgctaagcaatgggggtcttatttccatcccaggtACCTGTCATGGAGTTATTATTTGTAAACCAAGGGAGCTTGTACATTAATGTTGCTATAAATGCACAGGTACTGGACAAAACTTTAGAAACAAGGCTTCCATTTCCAAGAATGAAGGTAGTAATCACTGGAGATTGGTGATGATTCCCtaaagaacaatttaaacacatttcaacTTGCCATCTAAATCAGTGCCATGGCGGCCCTTTGTCCTATTGACAATGTTGTGGCTGGTGTTACGTTTTTATTAACTCTATCTGGTGCATTATATAAATGGAAGTTAATAAAGACGgagttgtttttttggggttttttttgtttgtttttataaatttagttgttgccaattatttttttttattattattttctcccaatttggaatggccaattattatttgaagctcagttcaccgctaccaccacagcgttgactcgggagggcgaagacgaacacacgctgtcctccgaagtgtgtgccgtcagccgaccgctttttttcacactacggactcaccatgcagccaaccaagagctacagcgtcggaagacaacacagctctcgggcagctccctcccccccgggcaacgctcggccaattgtgcgtcgcccccctgggagctcccatccacggtcggctgtggaatagcctggactcaaactcgcgacgtccagactatagagcgcatcctgcactccacgtggagcgcctttactggatgcgctactCAGGAGCCCCCTAAGACTGAGCTTTTTAATCAAAGACTTACCATCTATATAGTTTGTGCCTTCAGATCCCTTGCTGTACTGTACTCCATGTGGCTGTATGCTCAAATTCTTGTCCCCTTTATTCATGAATGTCACTAAAATTGTGTCACCAACTTCAGCCTTGATAACCGGgccttaaaacaaaaaacaatatatacacactATTACCAATATTAATACTTCATGTAGGTGAGTACAGGTTTGTCAGAGCTTGAATTGAATGTACCTGTCATTAAGATTTAAAAGTAATCTATAAAACACATTAAATCATTAATCATCAAAGGAGAAAAAGGTTACATTAAATGTTCTTTTCCTTTATGgttacaaaaatgtttatccaCTAGAGGGCAGGACATTATACAAAATCTGAAAAAACTTGTCCGCTCTGCCAACAGTCTGTGTAACAAAAACCAGCAGTGCCAGCGCTCTGTAAACCGTTCCAGTGCTTGCATGGCAagagtttgtatttttgtttttaaaaggttatAGCACTGTTACAGATTTAGTGCTACAACCACAGCTGTCTATCCAGTTGCCGTGGTTGCAAGTTGCCCCAGTAACATGATTGGCTGAAAGTGGGCATACGCTACGCTGTTCTCAATGGGTGCAGTTCTCTTACGTACCACACTCCTGTGTATCACGCTGATTGGCTGCAGAGACTTGGggattttaaaatgcaatgtgGGGGTTGAGGTTTATGACCTGTCCCCAAGCTCGTACTGTGGAGTACTGTGGTATATATAATGCTGTACAGTTAGATTATCTATAAAGCTTTTCAAATCAGAATGAGAAGCTTAACAGAGAGGTCAGAGCGTGAAGTCGCATCAGAAAATGAGGTTTTTAAACTGCAACCCCTGAATAGCCCTGCTTTCATTTATACTCATGGTAGGTAGAAATGAGGTCATGAATAAGAGGTTCACCTAGAAACTGAATTGTGATATTGAGGTCTACACCAACACTATGCACTTGCATATTAAATATAATCGCAACACGCGTATGTCAATCTACTATAGACAGACTATATGCATCCCTGTAGTGATAATGATATAGCAGGTGGAGCTAGACGTTAACAAAGGCAAAAGTCTACGTAGAACAAAACTTACACTTAACAGGAGAGTACCCCTGCAAATAATTCTCAGGATTTAAAACTATATGGATACAAAATTAATGCAGGAGGCAAGTACCAAGGATCCCAAGGTGTTTTTCATTCCTGGTCCGCTCCTTCTTTGTGGCGAACGTGTTGTCAGTGTACTCCACATAAACAACCTTCATGTACTCTCCTCCGATCCTTCCCCCACTCTTACCAAAGAACGTTTCAGATTTACTGCAATGAAAAACAATGGCACAATGTAATCTCTTTGGAGTTATTTCAATGTATACAAGCGTTGAGAGTTTAACGCTATTTATTAAACCGGATCTCATTTTGTAATTTACTCTGGCATTCTTTTCAACTACAAAATGGCAGTTCACACAGTTTCAAATTACACAGCGTTGCTAAGCAGAGGCAGAGTTGGATTCCCGGacttcagctgtttaattttgaTGTAAAAATCGTCTTTGTTGGTTTCTTTCCTCGTGTTATTTTTAATCTGCATCTAAACATTTTATCTTGACTTTACTACTTATTGTagaaatgtgtaaaatataatgttttaaattcCATAGAGCAAACAATCTGCATTGCTCTCAAAAACAATGCGTTGAATTTATTGATTCttttttcaccttttttttttaaattaattttctccAGTAAATGTAAAATCAAAGAGAACAAGCAATTTCAATCACAGTCACGTTCTACATTACAGTGCAAACTAACTGATATGTATTGGTTTACAGTTAAATccaatataatttatttaaatgttagacATCAGTTACAAATGAATGAGCCACACTCATTACAATTCAACAGCCTGTTTAATGAGTCATGAACTGGCCGCTTACCCACActtgctgtgcttttaaaatgtaataccgtAGTAAGCAGTTAAACACTGTGAATGGGCCCCAGTGTTGATTCATTCAGTGCTTTGGTATTTGTGTGCAAGAGTGATTCATCATCCGCTTCAGTACATTTCCAGACAAGACTTCAGTAAAGTAAAGTGACACAGGCTCTCACAAAATTACCTTCCAGTAAGATTCAGTGCTAGACCATCGTAAGTACTGTAACCCAAAGGACCATAGTTCCACAATACACTTTCGGCAGCAATGTAGTACTTCCTCTCTTTGCCAGTAGAGGGCGTTTTGTGGACTCCGGCGTTGCATTCTGACACCTGATACAGTGCCTGCATCCCAGCtggataaaagaaaataaataacagaagagGAGATGTTCAAAGAAACTGTTTTTTAAGGGTTACTTATTTCTCTAaagttttctcatttttcatatgttccttttttttactgtcgtgttcagtttaaaaaaaatcaatcagcagaatttgaaaaacaaacaaacaattaaaagtCTGTCATTCGTTAACTATATTACCAGTTCAAAAGTCTGGAAACTCTAATGTATTTGTAATCACGtgattttttttacatctttaaaggtgatatttatttatttatattctgaTAAGATTTTACACTGTTAGGTGAATATTACAATTCCACTATTTTTCTTGAAGATAATTTATTTGCACTTGTCTAGATCAGTATTATTCACTTATGCTCTTAATAAGAACACAGCCACTGTGTACCTTGTATGTGGTCATTAACTTGACAGCTCAGCATCCATTTCCCCACATTCTCTGTGATCATCTCTGAGGTCACAAACGTGGCTGGATAGAGGCTGATGACATCACTTCTGTGGCCCCTGTCCAAGACGCTGTGTCCATGGAAATAAGCAGAGTGGATATCCACCTCATTCCCCATTCCAAACATGTGCCAGGACACCTTCTTGTTAGCACACATCTCAAGACCAGGCAGGTTTCCAAACAGATAGCCATTGATAGCTACAGCAGAGAAGTATGTCAGCAGTGAAAAAGACACATTCCCACACTGTACAGTATTACAAAGTACCGTATTGTAAGAATCGGCAGTAGACAATGATTCAGAATGTTTTACAACAACCAGTTCCTCCACATaatttcactttctttcttttttttaaaaaatttggagCACTCATATTACACCCGTTATCTTACCCATTTTAAAATCCCTGAATATCACCTCCCGATTGCAACCCAAGGACCTCAGTTCCTGTCGTCTAGCCAGTTGCCTGTTTTCTTTCTAGCGTTCATACAGACTCTTCCACTATACCCACTTTGACCTCACTTTGTCTCTGGAGACGGATTGCTCTAAAATGCAGTATTACATGGATGTGTTTCAGCATATTTTTGCACAGgtttttataatgcacatttccaTGCTTTTAATGTTGATTTCAGCAGCTGATTCTGGGTGCAGGGTTTGCGTTGACAGTGCGTTGCACTTTATAAACGCTTTctttaccaaatgatcttcactGGCAATGCGATGGTTCTGGTGCTTACTCCACGGGTATTTTAAAATAAGCTCCTGTTTCTATCACATTCCTATGTTTTAAAACACGCACCATGCATTTTGTTACTCTCCTGGAACTCCTCCTCATCCCTGTCGACAGTGGAGGGGTTTGTGCAGTGTGCCTCTATGTTTTCATCCAGGTACCAGCTCAGATTCTCATCCACCACACTGAACATCAAGATAAAGTCTTTGTCAACGTCTGTCCGATCTTGGGACTGCCCCTGCAAGACACCTGAGAGAGTGGAAACAGCAGCACTGTTTTGAGCGCAATTAAACATTCTGTTGATATGCACTGAAACAAATAAAAGGGAACATTTCTATTGCACACATTTATACACTGCTCTCCAACACGTATTGAGCCAGATAatacaatgcagaatgactggggtaTACTGGCCTGGTAATATATTACTTTACCCCTCCTGGATCCCTTTCGTAATAAATATCTAGGCTAGATATAGATAACGGTCCCCTCATTAAAGGTATTGAGCAAACGATCTCATTTTAATCTACTCTGACCACTTGCTCACAGATAATTGTCTTCTCTACAAATAATATACATTTGCAAAGGATTTGAGCTACCACAGATGTTATTAATTTACTACCTTTGCAATCTACAGGTATATGCGAAACACACGGACAATCAACACTTTTCAAGCCAATGGAAACCTACAAATCTAGATTTCCTTTCTTTATCCTTTTTCACTAGCTGCTGGCCAACTAGAAATAAGAACTTTTCCACTCCTCCCTACCTTTTCATACTATGGCATGCAGATAGTCTCACACCATTAATGTACAGTTCAGTATTAATGTATAGGTTATCAAGGCTCAAGTTGGCGACACAGGTTTTCCTTATTGATATGGGAATACCAGAGCAGTCTAAATCATTACAGATTAAGGCATGAGTTTGTCACAAAAAAAGAGTGTATAAGAAAGGACAGGAAATTACCCTTTTTACAAGTGAGGAGAGCGCCTATCAATCCTGAGGCCATGTCCTTGGGCTCATCTCTGTGAGAATGGTAGGCCCACGTCAGGCAGTTTGGATCGTCCTCAGTAGGGGCGAATTGCTGCTTCACTATCCAGGTGTAGGTGTGACTTCCTCCAGGAGGCACAGAATCATCCTTCTTCTGTTTTCCAGATGTCCCATCAGGATACAGTGCACCTAGAAGACAAAATGAGAACTAAATTAGGTTAATGGCCAGGTTTTATCAAGGTATCTCCAAGGTAGTGTATTTCTCAGTGTTTTTTGAAAGGCAAACTAAATGCTGTTAAGCCACAAGTCTTCATTTTTGAAACTGCCCCGTGTGAAACATCAGTAATACACCATTGTATCTAATCCAGCGcaatgcatttcaatattttaaaatcaataaagttTTAGTGTTGAAGAAAGGGAATGCACTGCACTGTCATAAACCACCAAGTAAAACCCACACAGTGGTGACAACATTTTCTGACAGGCTATGTAAACATGCACCAGAAAGGATCTGCCCAAACCAACAGGCTGACTAGTTTTATTGCTTTTTAAACCCACTCATTTCATCTAAATGTTGCTTTGCTGTCTGGAAGTTTGACTAAGAACAAAATTTctcacaaaaaaagaaactaagGCCGAAAAGTTTTTTTTGCTGGTCAAAACAGCTGCATTTCTGTAGAGACAGGCATTTatgcattgattaaaaaaaaataaagacagacGCAGTATTTTCACTTCTGATGAATATACTAACCAACCGGAAGCAAAGCCTTTCTAATCTACATAGTTTGATTTTGTAAGCAATATCACAAATACCGATAATATAGCTTCAGTTCAGGCTGTTCCGGCTCCCTATCAAGATGCACATAGGATGTCTGTGCATTCAAACTTCATTTGGAGCCATGCAAGGTTTTtaaggaaaagaaaatatttgaatATCTATTTTGCATTTGTATATCAGTTTTTCTTAGACGGATCCTATTTTAGTCTGGACCCTCCACCTTCATTCCAGTATTATTAAACACAGGAAATCACCCACATGTACCTTCAGAGTCCTTCTCATAGAACACCCCATGGGGGTGCAGGGAGTAGGGCCGGGAAGCGAAGTTCTTCAAGTGGACGACTATCACATCTTCCACCTCAGCTTTGAGCACTGGCCCCAGGAACCCAAGCCATTCGGGTTTGGGGATCTCTTCAGTATAGTTGCCATCTCTGTACTCCCAGTACACAGCCTTCTTGTACACGCTTCCTATACGATGTGGCCCTTGCTGCAGAAACACCGAAGCCTGTCTGGAAAATCAAAAGGTGTTACCAATGAAGAAGAGGTGAAAATTATATTGAAAAGTGAGGTGGAAAAAGTCACTTCTACTACAAACAGGGAGTAGCTGATTGGTGGCAAGAAATTGGTTTGACTGTTTTCTATTATTCCTACATTTAGCAGTATAGTTTAGGGTTACCatcataatttatataaaatgcaCCAAAGGTGCCTGTGTATCTCATCAAACGGATATGCTGTTGTGTGGTATTAGTTACAAGGTATATCCTTAccctgcagtttttcagtatttttttcctttctgatagATGTGCAAATTATCATTTGGAGTAAAAAATTTTGAGAATCTCAtttgattgtttttatttcactttactTCAAATTTAATTTTGGCATAGCAGACAGTGCCTCCTGCTGGGTAAATATTGTAACTGTGTTTGCATGGGTATCTGGAAATCCATGTTAAGAGAGATCTGTCTATATACAGTTCTTTCAGGATGAAAGCGTAAGCAAAATCAATTTTAAGAATGCTCTTCATGAAGCATCACTAGATACATTGGACATCGCAGCACCTGCCAACCTAGTAACACCAActatcagccctctatcaaagtctgtcagatctgctgtcaTACCAACTCTTTAAAGTGTGTGCAACATAATACATATTACGTTTCCATTTTTCGTCTCAACCTTGGTATATGGCAGCATACTTTAGGTAAAAAGTATGAAAACACAACCTTAAAATGACTTTGGGTCCTGTATTTATTTTACGGTTTTGTCTGGCTGCAATTACTCTCACTATAGTTTTCAACAACATTTTCATTTAAGCTTGAAtctgacttttatttatttattaacaaatagAAAAATAGCGATATGAACAATCTGCCTCCTGGGCCTTTCTTgggataagtaaaaaaaaaaaaaaaaaaaaaaaaaaaaaaaacaacaacacgattttaaaatatatattttgtatttttattattagtcgATCTTTCATTCAGTTTAGATGAGTAAGTGTTACTATTTAGTCAATTGGTATTTACTACTGTGCCCGTTTCATTTAACAGTGGGTTCATTCATTTCAGTCTTCCCGATAAACACATATTACGTGCgcaaactgaaaaaacaaaattgctgcgTTATAAAAAGGTGAAGGTGTGTAATAATACTGATTATTATAGACATATCATTGTATAATACTCACTTGTCCTCATCAATGCTGAGCCCCTTTATAATGTTTTTGCCACTCGGTGCATAATTCCAGGATTCTTCTTTGATTCCTATGTAGTAGATTCTGGTCACACATTCGTTGAGTCGTACCAGAGTGAAGCAGAGAGTAGCAACCAGCGAGAAAACCCAGGGGCGCTGGGATATGTTCATCATGATGCAGCGATGTTTTTTGTAACGGTAGATCAGTCTTCATGAAGGCTAATGATCAGTGCTCAGGCTGCAGTGCAGTCTCAGTACCGTGTGGCATTGGTTGCATAATACTAAAAAGTCCGGTCTCGCCCCTTGTCCACTCAGGCGTCACTTTTCAAAAAGGATAAAGACATAATTGCCAAGGagacgctaaaaaaaaaaaaacattataaaacaatCGGGGGTGGTTGAAACTGCACTCAGGGGGTGGTTGAAACTGCACTCTCTCAATTTACACTCTCATAGCACATTCTTTGAGCTCTacgacataaaaaaaaaaaaatacagaatgacAAAAATAAGCTAATAAACAAGTCTCCAATCccttgggggtggggggaggtatTACTGACCAACACCGACAGCGGTGGAGCACCTCAATAAATGTAACCCATCTCTGGTTGTGTGTCTAATCACAGATATACAGAAATGGTTTGTGAACAGGTTCAATTACTGCATGAAAGCAGACTTGCCTGCTCTAAACTAACAATGCACAATGCTAGGCCTACTGCTTCCAGCAGTTGATTATCCACCAACACCTTCACTTACCAGCTATGTTTGTATGAAATGTCATCTTTACTTGCCCAGGCAATTCAAGACACTGACGTCATGTCAAGAATATCTGgacatacaataaacccatttccatcAATAACCCTTAAATTATATAACATCTTATGCATCTATAGTAGTACAAATccatacttaaatattttaaacaaacagggGTTCTATGATTAATGTAATAAAAACTAAACACTGCAGGTGGACAGAGGAAAGATAAATGGCTTTATCAAAATATGGAAACCATGAATCAATTATTAAATAATAGCTGACCAACTCAATTGTAAACACTTTATAACAATATCATTTAGGCTATATACTGTAATAGTATAATATGTATATCTGTATGCATTAATATGATGTGTGAAAATGTATGTAACTGTATGTATCTTTaccatatataaatgtatgtatgttgaAATTAATGTGGTCATAGCCATATAATATGTAACTTAACTAAGTGATCTCTGTACTTAATCATAGTAATACTCTACATTTGTGTATGAACTGAATATTTTACAGGACATTTTAATTGGTCAAAAGTAGAAACCTTTTGCTTTTCTGTCATGTTTTCTGACCACTATACGCGATCAAACAACACCCTCTACTGTAATCCATAAAGTATTACTCAGAAACTATGCAAATTTTCAACAGAAACATCAaatcacacacattattttgctttttgtaccaAGGACATTGAGAATTCAAAACTTTAACTACACAGCATGAAGCTAAAGAATATGTATGCTAACTGGTAATCGTACATACAAATAAACAACTGTGATTAATAATGAAATCACTGAaatatttcttatgttcttgatgTTTTTTGTGAATGTTGTTTCTACACCATTCACATGgttttatatataataacattgtaaatagtTATGACTGGGGACAGCCATCATTGTGTCCAAACCCTGAGTCTGCTAGCACCACAGGACTTCCTGCTGTGCTAGTGTAGGATATCCAGACTTCAGAGATATGTACTACAGAGCTTAAAGGGAAGAGGAAACACAAAGATAATAGATTTTTGACTGTTGCTTGCTACTGCCCCACTTACCACAAATGATGCCCAACAAAAAGCAGAACACTGTTGCTATGTGACACTTTTTGTGCCTATGGTAACGTCCAATAATCTGATGAAGAATATCTGAAACAGTAAAGTTCCAGTTAAGCAACTACAGTAGGAATTTTTGTTGCTCAGTGTTGCAtgttagtgaaagcatggtaaaacatgtATGGTTTGTACTAATTTACGATATCAACTACATGAATAGTTAACATAACTTTTGtcgaactgcaaaaaaaaaataaaaaataaaaattgctggATGGTATACTACTAGAAAGGAGGACTGGCATTAAGCTGTGAAACTTGACCCCCGAAAGGACTCAATATGAATTGATGCTAGTTCAAAAGTAAAGGTATTAATTCATACTGTATGTtaccaagttttcattaatttataCACAGCAGGTTAAGAATGACAGGCATTTACTTTTTCACCAGAGGGGGCACTGTAACAATAGGGCATCGTATTGTTAGTGCCATCGGGTACCCACTTGAGCCAAGTTCAGTGTACAAGGTGTCTTTCTACATGAGAAGTTCATGAGGATTCTAGCTATTACAGTATTTTTGTCCAAAAATCTTtagttcaatttatttatttacaatttaaatcTCAGAATCAGAAAATCATACTGCTCCAAAAATATTTTTGATATCTCAGTGTCAGTTTCTGAAAGCGTTACTAAAATCAGTTCAACAGTGTGGGGGTCAGCCAGAAGGTCGAAGTTCAACATATGGGTTTGTGCAACTATGTGCGTCTGTTTGCTTCTTAACATGTCTTGCCATTCTAAGCATTTTGTATGGATTTTGACATACAGATGATTACAGTAATTTGTATTCGTCTTTAACATTACTAATAGTTATTTGAAGTGGAATTAGAAGACTGCAATAATGAATATTGTAAAAAGGAAAGTCATTTTGTATGACTCATGTGTAAAATAGTTTGAACTATAAAGGTACTGCACTTTTCACTCACACTGAGTGAAACACAAAAAGTCAGCACTATTACCAGTTTACCAGTATTTTACAGCAACTGGTTTGAAACAGGGAACTGTTTTTGCAAGATATTACAATTACATGGTAGAGGAGAATATACTGTTAGACTGACGTTAACCTTTACTTTGAGGAACATGATGACAGAAAGGTGAATAAGTAACATTTCACTGATAAGATAAAGAAAAGCTGTAACCAGTTTGCTATTAACCTGTATTTATAACAGAGTTATATACAGTATGGTTTACATAGAGTACTCACCATTCATGGTACCATATTAGAGGATTATATTAGCTAAATCACtattttcactgaatattttggCCACAGTTACTACTGTATTTTTATGGGTGtacacaaacctttttttttaatctacagtCATTTCACTGTCAAGATGGTTTTACCATATAATAGAATCATAAATGTTTTGAAacagccataaaaaaaaaaaaaaaatggtagggccagtctccggtaagaccatt from the Acipenser ruthenus chromosome 9, fAciRut3.2 maternal haplotype, whole genome shotgun sequence genome contains:
- the LOC117405600 gene encoding ferroxidase HEPHL1 isoform X1; its protein translation is MMNISQRPWVFSLVATLCFTLVRLNECVTRIYYIGIKEESWNYAPSGKNIIKGLSIDEDKQASVFLQQGPHRIGSVYKKAVYWEYRDGNYTEEIPKPEWLGFLGPVLKAEVEDVIVVHLKNFASRPYSLHPHGVFYEKDSEGALYPDGTSGKQKKDDSVPPGGSHTYTWIVKQQFAPTEDDPNCLTWAYHSHRDEPKDMASGLIGALLTCKKGVLQGQSQDRTDVDKDFILMFSVVDENLSWYLDENIEAHCTNPSTVDRDEEEFQESNKMHAINGYLFGNLPGLEMCANKKVSWHMFGMGNEVDIHSAYFHGHSVLDRGHRSDVISLYPATFVTSEMITENVGKWMLSCQVNDHIQAGMQALYQVSECNAGVHKTPSTGKERKYYIAAESVLWNYGPLGYSTYDGLALNLTGSKSETFFGKSGGRIGGEYMKVVYVEYTDNTFATKKERTRNEKHLGILGPVIKAEVGDTILVTFMNKGDKNLSIQPHGVQYSKGSEGTNYIDGFEKPGSHVQPNEIFTYRWTVTEGPSQSDPDCLSYLYYSAVDPVQDTNSGLVGPLLVCRKDALNEKGLQRGVDKEFYLLFTVFDENLSWYLEGNIERFVAEPSSIDQMDEDFQESNKMHAINGYMFGNMPGLDMCKGDNVSWHLMGLGNEVDIHGVYFQGNTIQRGGMTRDTLSLFPHTSVTAAMQPDTAGKFEISCRTSDHYLGGMKGFYSVQDCGNRTVPHQLFGSLRTYYLAAEELEWDYSPDRSWELQLHNASMEESYGHTFVGKGEDLIGSKYRKVAYREYTNSQFTELKKRSPQEEHLEILGPVIRAEVGDAILVVFKNKASRPYSVHAHGVERVDLDNTLEVPNTEPGDVKMYRWNVPERSGPGRSDPNCLTWVYYSSADIVKDMYSGLIGPLITCRKGFLNEKGLRRDVDREFALLFMVFDENESWYLDESIQTYLHKDPEEVEKDEHFLESNKIHAINGKIYGNLHGLTMTQNEKTDWYLLGMGNEIDIHTVHFHAQSFIFKTDKAHRADVYDLFPGTFQTVELIAENPGTWLLHCHVADHIHAGMATTFTVVSQSAAGELKINFFGKKLDNTEAKVALITLFIVGLLY
- the LOC117405600 gene encoding ferroxidase HEPHL1 isoform X2, which codes for MMNISQRPWVFSLVATLCFTLVRLNECVTRIYYIGIKEESWNYAPSGKNIIKGLSIDEDKQASVFLQQGPHRIGSVYKKAVYWEYRDGNYTEEIPKPEWLGFLGPVLKAEVEDVIVVHLKNFASRPYSLHPHGVFYEKDSEGALYPDGTSGKQKKDDSVPPGGSHTYTWIVKQQFAPTEDDPNCLTWAYHSHRDEPKDMASGLIGALLTCKKGVLQGQSQDRTDVDKDFILMFSVVDENLSWYLDENIEAHCTNPSTVDRDEEEFQESNKMHAINGYLFGNLPGLEMCANKKVSWHMFGMGNEVDIHSAYFHGHSVLDRGHRSDVISLYPATFVTSEMITENVGKWMLSCQVNDHIQAGMQALYQVSECNAGVHKTPSTGKERKYYIAAESVLWNYGPLGYSTYDGLALNLTGSKSETFFGKSGGRIGGEYMKVVYVEYTDNTFATKKERTRNEKHLGILGPVIKAEVGDTILVTFMNKGDKNLSIQPHGVQYSKGSEGTNYIDGFEKPGSHVQPNEIFTYRWTVTEGPSQSDPDCLSYLYYSAVDPVQDTNSGLVGPLLVCRKDALNEKGLQRGVDKEFYLLFTVFDENLSWYLEGNIERFVAEPSSIDQMDEDFQESNKMHAINGYMFGNMPGLDMCKGDNVSWHLMGLGNEVDIHGVYFQGNTIQRGGMTRDTLSLFPHTSVTAAMQPDTAGKFEISCRTSDHYLGGMKGFYSVQDCGNRTVPHQLFGSLRTYYLAAEELEWDYSPDRSWELQLHNASMEESYGHTFVGKGEDLIGSKYRKVAYREYTNSQFTELKKRSPQEEHLEILGPVIRAEVGDAILVVFKNKASRPYSVHAHGVERVDLDNTLEVPNTEPGDVKMYRWNVPERSGPGRSDPNCLTWVYYSSADIVKDMYSGLIGPLITCRKGFLNEKGLRRDVDREFALLFMVFDENESWYLDESIQTYLHKDPEEVEKDEHFLESNKIHAINGKIYGNLHGLTMTQNEKTDWYLLGMGNEIDIHTVHFHAQSFIFKTDKAHRADVYDLFPGTFQTVELIAENPGTWLLHCHVADHIHAGMATTFTVVSQSESLATPLELNFMKTL